The DNA window GGGGTGGCCGAGCCCAGCACCAGGGGCACCTGTTCGAGCTGGGCCCGCACCACCGCCAGGTCCCGGCCGTGGTAGCGAAAGCCTTCCTGCTGCTTGAAGGAGGCGTCGTGCTCTTCATCGACGATAATCAGGCCAGGGCGGGCCAGGGGGGTGAACACGGCGCTGCGGGTTCCGATGACGATGCCCAGCTCCCCGTCCCTGGCCTGGCGCCATACCGACAGCCTTTCCTTGTCGGTCAGCCCCGAGTGCAGCAGGGCCATGGGCACTTCGAAACGCTTTTGAAAGCGGCGCAGGGTCTGGGGAGTGAGGCTGATCTCCGGTACCAGTACCAGCACCTGTTTACCGGCCTTGAGGGTTTCGCTCATGGCCGACAGGTAAACCTCGGTCTTGCCCGAGCCGGTCACCCCTTCCAATAAAAAGGGGGCAAAACCCTTGGCACTGTTGATGGCGGTAATGGCCACCGCCTGCTCGCTGTTGGGCCTGGGGCCGGGGTTGACCACCAGGGGCGACGTCCAGAACGGCTGGCCCTGCTGGCGCCTGTGGCTGAGGGTAACCAGGCCCTTGTCGGCCAGGGTGCGCAGGGTGGCCCGATCAAAGCTCTGCTCGGCCAGGTCGAAGTCGGACAGTTCACCGGCCTGGAGCCGGGCCAGGGCGGCCAGCTGTTTGCTGGCGTTTTTGGGGACGGCGGCCTTGGCGGCGTCGGCGCTGAGCTGCCAGATGCCTTCTTCGCCGCTGGCCGGGGCCCCCTGGCGCAGCAGTACCGGCAGGGCTTGCTGCCAGGCGTCACCGGCGCTGTGCAGGTAATAATCGGCGGCCCAGCGCACCAGCTTGCCAAGGGCGGCAGGCAGCACCGGCGCGGCGTCCAGTACCTCGTCTATGGCCTTGAGCTTGTCCGCTTCCACCTGGGGGGCAACATCCAGCGCCGCCACCAGGCCGATGCGACTACCTTTACCAAAGGGTACCCGGACCCTGGCCCCTTCCTGGACCTGGCAATCGGCAGGCAGCAGATAGTCGAATCCGCGCCGCATGGGAGTGGGCAGCAGGACACGAATCACGCGGGGCGGGGATTGATTATTGAGCAAGGGATCCGGTATTATGCGCGCCTTCGAATTCCCGAACGTTAACACAATCGTGTGGTGTCTGGCACTGGACCAGATGGCGACACGGCCCAATGAGGTAATCCCATGAAAGACGGTATTCATCCTAACTACGTTGAAATCACCGCTACCTGCACCTGCGGTAACGTGATCAAAACCAAATCCACCATGGCCAAAGACATCAACCTGGACGTCTGTGGCGCCTGTCACCCTTTCTACACTGGTAAGCAGAAAGAAGTGAATACCGGTGGCCGTGTTGACAAGTTCAACAAACGTTTCGCGGTTCTGGGCGGCAAGAAGTAAGCTCCCCTTTACCGACAAAAAAGGCGCCCTTGGGGCGCCTTTTTTTATGGGTGGTCGGATATATCTTTTTCACCAGAACGTGCGACACTTCACAAAGCCTAGCGCCGAATTCCTACACTCAAACCCTACGAATGTTGCACCCATTATGTCTGACTTCCGACAACAAGCCCTCGATTACCACGCCGAACCGACGGCGGGCAAAATCGGTATCTGCCTGACCAAGCCGGCCGATACGGCCCGTGATCTGGCCCTGGCCTACTCCCCTGGTGTTGCCGAGCCGGTGCGGGAAATCGCCGCCGACCCGGACAACGCCTACAAGTACACCGCCAAGGGCAACCTGGTGGCGGTGATCTCCAACGGTACCGCCATCCTCGGCCTGGGTAACCTGGGCCCTCTGGCCTCCAAGCCGGTGATGGAAGGCAAGGCCCTGCTGTTCAAGCGCTTTGCCAACCTCGATGCCATCGACATCGAAGTCAAACACCGCACTACCGAAGAATTCATCAATACCGTGGCGGCCATCGCCGACACCTTCGGCGGTATCAACCTCGAAGACATCAAGGCCCCCGAGTGCTTCGAGATAGAGCAGGCGCTGATTGAACGCTGCTCTGTGCCGGTGTTCCACGACGACCAGCACGGCACCGCCATCGTTACCGCCGCCGGCATGCTCAACGCCCTGGAGATCCAAGGCAAGGACATCGCCACCGCCAAGGTAGTGTGCATGGGCGCCGGCGCCGCCGCCGTGGCCTGTATGGAGCTGCTGATCAAATGTGGTGCCCAGCGTGAGAACATCTACATGCTGGACCGCAAGGGGGTGATCCACACCCGCCGCGACGATCTCAACGAGTACAAGCGCCTCTTTGCCAACAACACCGACAAGCGCAGCCTCGAAGACGTGATTGAAGGCGCCGATGTGTTCGTCGGTGTGTCCGGTCCCGATGTGTTGCCCGCCGACGCCCTGCGGCTGATGGCCCCCAACCCGGTAGTGTTTGCCTGTTCCAACCCGGACCCGGAGATCAAACCCGAACTGGCCCACCGTACCCGTGACGATCTGATCATGGCCACCGGCCGCTCCGACTACCCCAACCAGGTCAACAACGTGCTGTGCTTCCCCTTTATCTTCAGGGGTGCCCTGGACGTGCGGGCTACCGCCATCAACGACCAGATGAAGGTGGCAGCGGTAGAGGCCATCCGAGGCCTGGCCCAGGAAGCGGTACCTGCCGAAGTACTGGCTGCCGCCGGGGTGGACAACCTGGCCTTTGGCCGCCAGTACATCATTCCCAAGCCCATGGACCCGCGCCTGCTACCCCGAGTGGCCCGCGCCGTGGCCCAGGCAGCGGTGGACAGCGGCGTGGCCCAGGTGCCCATGCCGGACAACTACATGGCATAAGCCGAAAGGGCTAGCCTGTTTGGCTTTTCGTTAGAGCCGGCCTTTCTGGGCCGGCTTTTTTATTATTGCCGTTTTAAACAGCTGATCTGAAAAGAGAAAGTACATTCTCTATATGAATATCCAGGGTGTTCTAGTGGTCAATAAACACCCATTCGCGTCACAAAATCCGACTTTTGTTAAAACTTTGTGTCCCGCCTTGGCTAGGGTTTTCTTGCCTGGAATGGCAATCACTAAGAGAGGACACCCATGAACAAAAGGATCTTGGTGGCAGGAGCCACTTCACTTTTTGCCCTGTCCGCCGTGAGCGGCGCCGTCGCCGCCTCACTCAAAGACGACCTCACCATCAAGCCCGCCGAAGAAGGGCGCTACATCATTAAATACAAAGCCCCTAACCCCCTGAGCAAGGACCTGGCCGCCAAGAGCGTCACCGGGCCCATGGCCCAAGGGCAGTTCAGTGTGCAGGCCGCAGAAGCGCTGCTGGCCAAGGCCGATGCCAAAGCCATCATGCACCTGTCCAAGGCGGCGGTCAGTGTTGCCCAGCTCAATGCCAAGCAACTGGCACTGTTGAAAAAAGACCCGGCAGTGGAATACATCGAAGTGGACCCCAAGCGCCACCTGATGGCCGAACAGGTGCCTTACGGCATCACCATGGTCCAGGCTGATCAGTTGTCCGACTCCGCCATTGCCAACCGCAAGGTCTGTATCGTCGATACCGGTTATTCACTGGGCCATGAAGATCTGCCCAATTCCGGTATTACCGGCAACGACGGTTACGGCGGCTATGACACCGGCAACTGGTATGACGATGGTAACGGCCACGGCACCCATGTGGCGGGCACCATTACCGCCATCGGCGGCAACAATGTGGGTGTGGTGGGGGTCAGCGACTCGGGCAACATCGGCCTGCACATCGTCAAGGTGTTCAACAACAGCGGCAACTGGGCCTACGGGTCCGATCTGGTGGCGGCCATCCAGCAGTGTGAAGCGGCCGGGGCCAACGTGATCAGCATGAGCCTGGGCGGCGGCGGTTCTTCCACCACCGAGCGCAACGCCATGGACAGCGCCTACAACGACGGGGTGTTGATCGTGGCGGCAGCGGGCAATGACGGCAACTCCAGCCTGTCCTACCCGGCGTCCTACAACAACGTGGTGTCGGTGGCGGCGGTAGACAGCAGCGGCACCCGCGCTTCTTTCTCCCAGTACAACAGCCAGGTGGAGATCTCCGGCCCCGGGGTTGGTGTGCGCTCCACCGTGCCCGGTAACAGCTACGCCAACTACTCAGGCACCTCCATGGCCACCCCCCATGTGTCAGCGGTAGCGGCCCTGGTGTGGAGCCTCCATACCCAGTGCTCCAACGCCGACATCCGGGCTGCCCTCAATGCCACAGCCCAGGACAAGGGCAGTGCCGGCCGTGACAACTACTACGGCTACGGTATCGTCAAGGCCAAGGCGGCCCACGACTACCTGACCGCCAACGGCTGTGGCGGCGGTACCACCCCTCCGGGTAACGGTGGCAGCATCAGCAACCTGTCTGCCAGCACCGGTAACTGGAACTACCACAGCGTGGCCATTCCGTCCGGCACCAGCAGCCTGACCGTCACCATCAGTGGCGGCAGCGGCGACGCGGATCTGTATACCCGCTTCGGTGCCCAGCCCACCACCAGCAGCTGGAGCTGTCGCCCCTATCTCAACGGCAACAGCGAAACCTGCACCATCAGCAACCCCAGTACCGGTACCTGGTACTTCGGGGTGCGGGCCTACAGCAGCTACAGCGGCGTGACCCTGAGCTGGAGTTACTGATAACCCCAGAACGAAAAACGCGGCCCTTGGGCCGCGTTTTTTTAGTCTTCGTAAAGGTCCGGTATTTCCAGTCCCAGGTCTTTCATCGCCTGCTTGGCGCTCTCCGGGATATCGTCAGGCCTGTCTTTGCGCAGGTCCTCGTCCCCGGGCAGGGGCTGGCCGGTAAAGGCGTGCAGGAAGGCTTCGCACAGCAGTTCAGAGTTGGTGGCGTGACGCAGGTTGTTGACCTGGCGACGGGTCCGCTCGTCGGTCAGGATCTTCAGAACCTTGAGGGGGATGGAGACGGTGATCTTTTTGACTTGTTCGTTTTTCTTGCCGTGTTCAGCGTAGGGGCTGATGTACTCGCCGTTCCATTGAGCCATGAGAGTGCCTTAGACCTTTCTTTTATTGCAGGAAATTGTACCCCCTTGGAAGGGACAGTCAATCTCGCCTTATTTTAGACGTCTAAACATCTTGACGCCTAAAAGTGTAAGCGGCTAACCTAGGGCCATCTGAGGGTCAAAACGGCCCCTGGCCGGCCTCAGGGGCCGCTTCACCAGCTTTCTGCACGAGGAATACGTGGATGAGTAACAGCCAAAGCACCAACGCCGTTCGCGCGGGCATCGACACTGATCATCAGTTCAACGCAGTGGTGCCGCCGCTGTACCTGTCCACCAACTACCGTTTCCACGATATCCACACCCCGGCCCAATACGACTACACCCGTTCCGGCAACCCCACCCGGGACCTGCTGGGCCAGGCCATTGCCGACTTGGAAGGGGGCGCCAGGGGGGTTATTACCGCCACCGGCATGGGCGCCGTAACCCTGGCCCTGCAACTGCTCAGCCCCGGCGACACCCTGGTGGTACCCCACGACTGCTACGGTGGCTCCTGGCGCCTGTTCAACGCCCTGGCCAAGAAGGGCAGCTTCAAGCTGTTGTCCATCGACCAAGGTGATGCCCAGGCACTGGCCCAGGCCCTGGCCGAAAACCCCAAGCTGGTGTGGGTGGAAACCCCCTCCAACCCCCTGCTGCGAGTGGTGGACGTGCAGGCTATCTGCGAGCAGGCCCATGCCGTCGGCGCCCTGGTGCTGGTGGACAACACCTTCCTGTCCCCCATAGGCCAGCAGCCCCTGGCCCTGGGCGCCGACCTGGTGCTCCATTCCACCACCAAGTACCTCAACGGCCACTCCGACGTGGTGGGGGGCGCCGTGGTGGCCAAGGACCAGGCCCTGGGGGACGAACTGGCCTGGTGGGCCAACTGCATCGGCATCACCGGTGCCCCCTTTGACGCTTTCCTGACCCTGCGTGGCCTGCGTACCCTGGCGGCCCGTTTCCGCATCCACGAAGAGAACGCCCAGCAACTGGTGGCCTGGCTCGATGCCCAGCCGGAAGTGGCGGTGATCAACTACCCCGGCCTTGCCAGCCACCCCGGCCATGAGCTGGCCAAGCGCCAGCAAAAAAGCTTCGGCGCCATGTTCAGCGTGGAATTCAAGGCCGACGTGGCCGCCCTTGGCCGCTTTGTCTCCCGCCTCAAGCTGTTCAGCCTGGCCGAGTCCCTGGGGGGTGTCGAGAGCCTGGTGGCGGTACCTGCCACCATGACCCACGCCGCCATGAGCCCCGAGGCCCGCCAAGCCGCAGGCATAGGTGACGGTCTGCTGCGTTTCTCCGTCGGTATCGAAGACGCCGCCGACCTCATTGCCGACCTGGCCCAGGCCTGGCCTGCCCTCAAGGGCGAATAACGCCGCCCCAGCCGGGCCCGGCCCGGCTTCGCAGTCTCAAGGTGAACTGATGCGACATATCCATAAATTCGGCGGCTCCAGCCTGGCAGACGCCGACTGTTATCTGAAAGTGGCGGCGCTGGTGCGCCGCCATTGTCAAAAGGGCGATCTGGTGGTGGTGTCCGCCTCCGGCGACACCACCGATCTGCTGCTAAACCTCAGCCCCCAAAGCCTGCCGGCCCTGGCGGGCCATCAGCGCGCCCTGCTACAAGGGGTGGAAGACGCCCCCCTGCAGGCTCGCCTCGAGGCCGCCCTGGCCGAAGACCTGGCCGCCATCGAGCAGGCCCTGGCCCAGGGCCAGGGCAACAGCGACTGGCTGCTGACCTTTGGGGAGATCTGGTCGGCCCGGTTGCTGGCCGGCCTGCTAGGCGCCCGCTTCCTGGACGCCCGGGAATTCCTGGTGATTGAAGGTGGCCTGGTGCAGCCGCAAAGCCGCGAGCGCCTCAAGGCCCTGGTCACAGAAGAACTGACGGTGGTCACCGGCTTTATCGGCGCCGACAGTGCCGGCCAGACCCGCACCCTGGGCCGTAACGGTTCCGACTACAGCGCCACCCTGGTGGGGGGCTTTTTGGAAGCGGCCTCGGTCACCATCTGGACCGACGTATCCGGTATCTACACCGCCGACCCTCGCAAGCTGGAAGGGGCCTATACCCAGAGCCAGCTGGCCGGCAATGTGGCCACCGAACTGGCCCGCCTGGGCTCGCCGGTACTGCATCCTCGCACCCTGACCGCCCTGGACCTGACCCGCCAGCAGCTCTTTATCCGCTGCACCTTCGCCCCAGACGAAGGGGGCACTCGCATCAGTACCGAGCGGGCCAACAAGAACCTGGCCAGCCTCACCTGGCGCCAGGGTATCTACCGTTGCCAGCTCAGCGCCGCCAATCCGGCCCTGCAGGCCCAGGCCTACGCCGTAGAAGAAGGCGGCCTGGTGCTGTACCTGCCCTTTGCCCATGGCGACAACGCCGAACAGCTGACCCTGCTGGCCCTGGTGGGCCAGGGCCTCGATTGGCAGAGCCCGGCTGGCCAGGCCCTGGCCAATGTGGCCCAGCAAGGGGGCCTGGTGCACCAGGCCAAGGGCCCGGACGGCCTGTCGTTGATCGCCTTTATCCGCCAGCTGCCGGCCAAGCCGCTGCTGGCGCGACTTCATGACCAGCTCTTTGCGGTGGGGGTGGTGGTGCTGGGCCTTGGCAATATCGGCGGCTGCTGGCTGGACGGCTTTGCCCCTCGCCTCAAGGACAGGCTGCGCCTTTATGGCCTGGCCAACTCCAAGCAACAGCTCTTTGACTTGAACGGCATCGCCCCCGGCAACTGGCGCAGCGAGTTTGCCCAGCGCGGCGAGCCCCGTGTCGAAGGTGACTTGCTGGCGGCCTTCAAGCAGGCGCCCTTTGCTCATTTGCTGCTGCTGGATCTGACCGCCTCCAAGGCGGTGGCCCAGCAGTATCCCCAGTGGCTCAACGCCGGTATCCACCTGGTCAGCGCCAACAAGCAGGCGGGTTCGGCACCCCTGGGGGAATACGATCGCCTCCACGTCACCCTGCGCCAGAGCGGGCGGCGCTGGTTCTACAACACCACGGTCGGTGCCGGTTTGCCGGTGCAGGCCGCCATCCGCGACCTCCTGGGCTGCGGTGACGACCTGGAAGGGGTGGGGGGCATCTTCTCCGGCACCCTGTGCTGGCTGTTCCAGAATTTCGACGGCACCAAGCCCTTCTCGGAGCTGGTAAAAGAAGCCCACGCCAAGGGCTTTACCGAGCCGGACCCAAGGGACGACCTCAACGGCCTGGACGCCGCCCGCAAGCTGCTTATCCTGGCCCGCGAAGCCGGCTGGCGATTGGAGCTGGATAACATCCATATCGACAACCTGGTGCCCGAGCACCTGCGTGACATCAGCCGTGACGAGTTCTTTGCCCGCCTCGATGAGCTGGACGCGCCCCTGCTGGCGGCCCTCAACGGCGCCAAGGCCCAGGGCAAGGTACTGCGCTATATCGGCAACCTGCGCCAGGAAGCGGACGGTTTTAGGGCGACAGTGGGCCTGGAGGCGCTGGATGCCAGCCATCCCTTTGCCAGCCTCACCCCTGGTGACAACATTTTTGCCATCCAGAGCCGCTACTACCGGGAAAACCCGCTGATCATCCGTGGCCCTGGGGCCGGCCCCCATGTGACGGCGGCCGGGGTGCAGTCGGACGTGATCCAGCTGCTGGCCTGGCTTGCCTGAATATAAGTAATTGATAAAACCCGCCTTTTGGCGGGTTTTTTTATGGCTTCTTTTTGCGATCGCGCCTTGACCTTGGGAAAAAGATCGTTATTCTAGCCATATAGACGGCTAAACATCTTTAGATCTAAACATCTAGATATCCAAGGAAGAACAACATGGCTCTTACCCACTCTCTCGGTTTTCCCCGCGTCGGCCGCCGCCGCGAACTCAAATTTGCCCTGGAGGCCTACTGGTCCGGTGACAGCAGCGAAGCGCTGCTGCAACAGGCCGCCGCCCAGGTACGCCAGTA is part of the Gallaecimonas xiamenensis 3-C-1 genome and encodes:
- the metJ gene encoding met regulon transcriptional regulator MetJ, whose protein sequence is MAQWNGEYISPYAEHGKKNEQVKKITVSIPLKVLKILTDERTRRQVNNLRHATNSELLCEAFLHAFTGQPLPGDEDLRKDRPDDIPESAKQAMKDLGLEIPDLYED
- the metB gene encoding cystathionine gamma-synthase produces the protein MSNSQSTNAVRAGIDTDHQFNAVVPPLYLSTNYRFHDIHTPAQYDYTRSGNPTRDLLGQAIADLEGGARGVITATGMGAVTLALQLLSPGDTLVVPHDCYGGSWRLFNALAKKGSFKLLSIDQGDAQALAQALAENPKLVWVETPSNPLLRVVDVQAICEQAHAVGALVLVDNTFLSPIGQQPLALGADLVLHSTTKYLNGHSDVVGGAVVAKDQALGDELAWWANCIGITGAPFDAFLTLRGLRTLAARFRIHEENAQQLVAWLDAQPEVAVINYPGLASHPGHELAKRQQKSFGAMFSVEFKADVAALGRFVSRLKLFSLAESLGGVESLVAVPATMTHAAMSPEARQAAGIGDGLLRFSVGIEDAADLIADLAQAWPALKGE
- a CDS encoding bifunctional aspartate kinase II/homoserine dehydrogenase II gives rise to the protein MRHIHKFGGSSLADADCYLKVAALVRRHCQKGDLVVVSASGDTTDLLLNLSPQSLPALAGHQRALLQGVEDAPLQARLEAALAEDLAAIEQALAQGQGNSDWLLTFGEIWSARLLAGLLGARFLDAREFLVIEGGLVQPQSRERLKALVTEELTVVTGFIGADSAGQTRTLGRNGSDYSATLVGGFLEAASVTIWTDVSGIYTADPRKLEGAYTQSQLAGNVATELARLGSPVLHPRTLTALDLTRQQLFIRCTFAPDEGGTRISTERANKNLASLTWRQGIYRCQLSAANPALQAQAYAVEEGGLVLYLPFAHGDNAEQLTLLALVGQGLDWQSPAGQALANVAQQGGLVHQAKGPDGLSLIAFIRQLPAKPLLARLHDQLFAVGVVVLGLGNIGGCWLDGFAPRLKDRLRLYGLANSKQQLFDLNGIAPGNWRSEFAQRGEPRVEGDLLAAFKQAPFAHLLLLDLTASKAVAQQYPQWLNAGIHLVSANKQAGSAPLGEYDRLHVTLRQSGRRWFYNTTVGAGLPVQAAIRDLLGCGDDLEGVGGIFSGTLCWLFQNFDGTKPFSELVKEAHAKGFTEPDPRDDLNGLDAARKLLILAREAGWRLELDNIHIDNLVPEHLRDISRDEFFARLDELDAPLLAALNGAKAQGKVLRYIGNLRQEADGFRATVGLEALDASHPFASLTPGDNIFAIQSRYYRENPLIIRGPGAGPHVTAAGVQSDVIQLLAWLA
- the rpmE gene encoding 50S ribosomal protein L31 translates to MKDGIHPNYVEITATCTCGNVIKTKSTMAKDINLDVCGACHPFYTGKQKEVNTGGRVDKFNKRFAVLGGKK
- a CDS encoding S8 family serine peptidase, whose product is MNKRILVAGATSLFALSAVSGAVAASLKDDLTIKPAEEGRYIIKYKAPNPLSKDLAAKSVTGPMAQGQFSVQAAEALLAKADAKAIMHLSKAAVSVAQLNAKQLALLKKDPAVEYIEVDPKRHLMAEQVPYGITMVQADQLSDSAIANRKVCIVDTGYSLGHEDLPNSGITGNDGYGGYDTGNWYDDGNGHGTHVAGTITAIGGNNVGVVGVSDSGNIGLHIVKVFNNSGNWAYGSDLVAAIQQCEAAGANVISMSLGGGGSSTTERNAMDSAYNDGVLIVAAAGNDGNSSLSYPASYNNVVSVAAVDSSGTRASFSQYNSQVEISGPGVGVRSTVPGNSYANYSGTSMATPHVSAVAALVWSLHTQCSNADIRAALNATAQDKGSAGRDNYYGYGIVKAKAAHDYLTANGCGGGTTPPGNGGSISNLSASTGNWNYHSVAIPSGTSSLTVTISGGSGDADLYTRFGAQPTTSSWSCRPYLNGNSETCTISNPSTGTWYFGVRAYSSYSGVTLSWSY